Part of the Edaphobacter lichenicola genome, TTCCCGACGTGTTGAGCGCAACCGAACTAAAGCACGCAAGAGCAGCGCTCGACGCAGCCGAGTGGGTCGACGGCAAGGTCACCGCCGGCTACCAGGCCCAAAGCGTCAAGGAGAACCTCCAACTCCCCGAGGGCCATCCCATAGCGGTCAAGTTAGGCGAGGTGGTTCTCGGAGCCTTGGCCCGGTCGCCGCTCTTTATGTCGACAGCCCTCCCGCTGCGGGTCTTTCCCCCGATGTTCAACCGCTACACCGGCGGCGGCCACTTCGGCACCCACGTCGACACTGCGATTCGCGCCAACGCCTCCACCGGCCAGCGCATCAGAACCGACATCTCCGCCACGCTCTTTCTCTCCGCCCCGGACGAGTATGACGGCGGCGACCTCTCCGTCGAAGACACCTACGGCGTTCATTCCGTCAAGCTCCCCGCGGGACACATGGTCCTCTATCCCGCCACCAGCCTGCACCGTGTCACCCCCGTCACCCGAGGTGCACGCGTAGCCTCCTTCTTCTGGGTACAGAGCATGATTCGGAGCGACGCCGACCGAACCCTCCTCTACGACCTCGACACGGCCATCCAGCGCCTGGCGCTCGAGAGTCCCGGCAACGCCACAACCGTACAACTGACCGGTATCTACCACAATCTCTTGCGCCGCTGGGCCGAGATGTAGATTTCACCACGACGTTCTCTATAGATGATGTCCTCTATAGAGAATGAGGACGGTGCATAGGCCTTCGTCGTAAAGAAGGATCAAAGCCTAACCCCGTATCGCGGATCAAGCGGACGGTCAACGCGGCGCGTTAGTTGCACTAGAAGTAGGTCAAGCCGGAATCTCTTTTGGACGATTCAATTGGCGTGAACGTTTTTTTTGACTTCATTTAAATAGGATTTAGGATTTATCGAAACTTATCTATCAAACAAGTGTATAAGGCCCATCTGATCTGCCCGTGGAGAGTGATTTATGTCAATACAGTTTTCGGGAGGCAAAAATCTCTTATTCCATAAATTAGGTAGACATAAGAGTGATTCTTCCTATTGAGGGCCGGGGAAACCCCTTGGTTATAGAGAAAATTTCGGCAGAAAAGAATTTATCCCGCAATGGCCCTAAAGATGCATGCACATTGGAAGCGGCAGACTGAATCAATCCCCGACGCTAGGGCTGTTCCGTCCCGAACCCAGGAGTGCTGAAAGATGAAAAAGCTTTTTACGCTGTTTATGTTGCTGTTCGCCACTGCGATGCTGAGCTACGGCCAAGCCACCTCGGTAAACGGCGGATCGATTCAAGGAACGATCACGGACCCCTCAGGCGCCGTCGTTCCCGGCGCAACCGTGACTATCACCGATCCAGACACCGGTTCTGTCAAAAAAATAACGACCGATTCAGCCGGTTTTTACAGCGTCGGCCCACTCAACCCGGGTAACTACACGGTCAATGTGGCCGCGGCGGGCTTCAGCAATCTTTCTATCAAGACCGTTATCCGCACCGGGACCGCCACCAGCGGCAACTTCAAACTACCGCTGGGCTCTTCTGCTGAAACGGTCGAGGTCAGTGCGGGTGCGCTTCAGGTCAATACTGAGCAGGCTGGCGTCAGCGACGTTATCACCAAAGATCAAATCGATTCGCTTCCGGTAAATGGCCGCAACTTTCTCGATCTTGCGCAGATTGAGCCGGGCGTCATCCTTCAGAGCGGAGAATCCTTCGATCCAACGAAAGCCGGCTATTCGGCTATCTCGACCAGCGGAGTCTCCGGCCGAACCACCCGCATCCTGCTTGATGGGCAGGACATCACAGACGAAACAGTCGGCACGACAATCTTCAACGTCTCGCAGGGTGCGATCGGAGACTTTCAGCTCAACCGCTCTACCCAAGACGTCTCCGGCGACGTGACCTCGACCGGTCAAGTTCTAGTCTCGACCAACTCCGGAACCAACCGGTTCCATGGTCAGGCCTTCTATCAATTCCAAGATCACAGTGCACTCTTTGCGAGAACGGTAGGGGGTCTTGATACCCCTTTCCAGCGGAATCAGTTTGGCGGAAGCATCGGCGGCCCGATCATCAGGGATAAACTCTTCTTCTTTGGCAATGCTGAGCGAATCAAGCAGGAGTCGCCGGTCGCCGTCCAGTTGTCTCCGACCTTCGCAGCGATTGAAGCTGCATTCCCATCTATCCCTTCTCCCTATCGCGAGACCTATTCAACCGCTCGTCTCGACTACAACGGACCGAAGGGAGTACATTTCTTCGTTCGCGCCAACTACGATGTCAATCTCTCCAGTTCCAACTTCGGCGCTGGTTATGAGATTTATAACAACCGCGACAATACCCCTGGCATCGCGGGTGGTGCGGACTTCGCCACTGGACACTTTACCCACTCTTTTCGTGGCAGCTATGAGAAATTCCACAACCTGCTGGTGGACGGTACTATAGGAAATTCAGCGGTTTATACCGGTTATCCCGGGTTAAACTTCCGTCTGGCTGCGGCTGGCCTTTATTCTGGTCCGAACGTCGACGCCCCACAAAACACCTATCAGTCAGACAAACAGCTCCGATACGACGGGAGCTGGACCAAGGGAAAGCATCTCCTGCGTTATGGCTATAGTGTCAATCGCATTTTGGGCGGTGGGTTTGCAAACTTCTTCGGTCTAGCTCCTCGGGCAAGCCTGTCCTTATCCACCTTGCTCGCAAACTGCAACAACGACCCTACTCAGGGACCTTGCAAATCTGATCCTCTGAAAGGATACTCAACTGCTACTCTTCGGCTAGGAAACGGAGAGGGGTTCTTTACCGAGAATCCTGGCTTCAACCTGCCGGGAGGCGGTACCTTTGACTGGCGTCAGGGTGCTTATGCGTCCGATAACTGGAAGCTCACACCCAACTTCACGCTGACCGCGGGTCTCCGCTGGAGCATCGATACAGACCGCGCAAATCAAGACTTGCCCACCCCGCTCTGCTCAGATGTAGACCCATCGCTCCCTGCTCCATGCACGGGTAACGCACCTCTACTCGATCAGTTTCAACCCGGGTTCGGTAAGAAGATCCATCAGCCCTATGCGAACTTCGGCCCTCAACTCGGCTTTGCCTACAGCCCTGGTGATCACAAAACGGTGGTGCGGGCGGCCTTTGGCATCTTCTATGAGAGCGATGTCTTCAACAACACGACCAATGCCCGCGCAAATCTGATCAAGAAGGGCCTCTTCTTCAACGAAGGCTTCCTGTGCGGCGGCACCAACACGCTTACCCTGCCAGACGGGACGGTTGTCACGCAGGATGGCGGAGTCAACATCGCCGACATCTGCAACTTGCCGTTGGGTCAGGCGGCTCCGCACTTTGTCAATCTACAAAGCGAGTTCCAGGCTTCAACCAAGGCAGTTGGTCCGGCAACCAATGGAGGTTACATAGGGAACACTCTGACGGCTACTGGGGCTTATGCAGCGCCCTACCGTACGCCCTATTCAGAGCAGTGGAACGGCGGTATTCAGCGTGAGATCTTCAAAGGCGGTATTGTCTCGGTCGATTATGTGCATAACTCGACCCTCAAAATCGCACAAAATATCGATGTAAACCACGTTGGCGCGGCGCGCTTCCTCAACAAAACAGCCGCTCAGAACGCAATCGCTACAACTACAAGTGGGTTCGGCTGTGCGGGAGGATCCAGTAGTGCGGCCATCAGCTGCGCTATCGCGGCCGGAGCTTCCATCATAGACTTCGCCGGGAACGGTCTGGATTCAGGATCCAATTTCCTCGGGAACAATCCAGCCTCTTATGCCGGCAAGACGGTGGCAACGGGAGCGGCATTTCCGGGCGCAAATCCTGTGCTCGGTCAAGGGCTCTTCCTGCTTCCAGCTGGTCGGTCCGGTTACGATGCCCTTCAGGTTGTCTTCCGTGAGCAGAAGGCGCACCCGCTTCCTGGCATCATGAGCTCCAACCTGCAGGTCTCCTACTCGTTCTCACGGATCGTCTCGACAGCAAATCCAGGGAACAACTTGGGCAATACCGGCATTGGCGATCAGTTCTTCTCTTCTCTCTCCTACGACTATGACAATCCAACAGCTTACCAGGGCCGGAATGGACTGGATCATACTCATCAGATATCCTTCGGTGGATCGGGAACCTTTAAGTATGGCCCTCAGCTGGGTATCATTGGCCACTTCTATTCAGCCGCAGCATCGGACCTGAACCTGGATACTGGCGGGATCAATGGCACTGCGACAGCCGGTATCTTCCTTACGGATGTGACCGGCGATGGAACCACCGGCGATCTGGTCCCGGGGACCAACCCCGGCTACTTCA contains:
- a CDS encoding Fe2+-dependent dioxygenase; the protein is MLITIPDVLSATELKHARAALDAAEWVDGKVTAGYQAQSVKENLQLPEGHPIAVKLGEVVLGALARSPLFMSTALPLRVFPPMFNRYTGGGHFGTHVDTAIRANASTGQRIRTDISATLFLSAPDEYDGGDLSVEDTYGVHSVKLPAGHMVLYPATSLHRVTPVTRGARVASFFWVQSMIRSDADRTLLYDLDTAIQRLALESPGNATTVQLTGIYHNLLRRWAEM
- a CDS encoding TonB-dependent receptor is translated as MKKLFTLFMLLFATAMLSYGQATSVNGGSIQGTITDPSGAVVPGATVTITDPDTGSVKKITTDSAGFYSVGPLNPGNYTVNVAAAGFSNLSIKTVIRTGTATSGNFKLPLGSSAETVEVSAGALQVNTEQAGVSDVITKDQIDSLPVNGRNFLDLAQIEPGVILQSGESFDPTKAGYSAISTSGVSGRTTRILLDGQDITDETVGTTIFNVSQGAIGDFQLNRSTQDVSGDVTSTGQVLVSTNSGTNRFHGQAFYQFQDHSALFARTVGGLDTPFQRNQFGGSIGGPIIRDKLFFFGNAERIKQESPVAVQLSPTFAAIEAAFPSIPSPYRETYSTARLDYNGPKGVHFFVRANYDVNLSSSNFGAGYEIYNNRDNTPGIAGGADFATGHFTHSFRGSYEKFHNLLVDGTIGNSAVYTGYPGLNFRLAAAGLYSGPNVDAPQNTYQSDKQLRYDGSWTKGKHLLRYGYSVNRILGGGFANFFGLAPRASLSLSTLLANCNNDPTQGPCKSDPLKGYSTATLRLGNGEGFFTENPGFNLPGGGTFDWRQGAYASDNWKLTPNFTLTAGLRWSIDTDRANQDLPTPLCSDVDPSLPAPCTGNAPLLDQFQPGFGKKIHQPYANFGPQLGFAYSPGDHKTVVRAAFGIFYESDVFNNTTNARANLIKKGLFFNEGFLCGGTNTLTLPDGTVVTQDGGVNIADICNLPLGQAAPHFVNLQSEFQASTKAVGPATNGGYIGNTLTATGAYAAPYRTPYSEQWNGGIQREIFKGGIVSVDYVHNSTLKIAQNIDVNHVGAARFLNKTAAQNAIATTTSGFGCAGGSSSAAISCAIAAGASIIDFAGNGLDSGSNFLGNNPASYAGKTVATGAAFPGANPVLGQGLFLLPAGRSGYDALQVVFREQKAHPLPGIMSSNLQVSYSFSRIVSTANPGNNLGNTGIGDQFFSSLSYDYDNPTAYQGRNGLDHTHQISFGGSGTFKYGPQLGIIGHFYSAAASDLNLDTGGINGTATAGIFLTDVTGDGTTGDLVPGTNPGYFMHQYKGNNLNKLINQYNATHAGQPTPAGSALVSAGLFTPGQLLALQAVQQSIAPQAQAQGPENPFYRSLDVNVSYPIRLGRFREGMSLVPAIAFYNVGNFSNFKDYSNGTLANVNTEGGDPNNILGLVNGPATFAGHDQNRIQRGSGTSDIGGPRTAEFQLKLNF